A genomic region of Exiguobacterium oxidotolerans JCM 12280 contains the following coding sequences:
- a CDS encoding S41 family peptidase — protein sequence MKKSTTAVIAVSTFGLGLGAGAVGMLATGGTDTVTTSSSGESGDWKKVDQVRQMISQYYLEDVTDQELLEGALSGMTEVLDDPYSVYMDESETASFNTNLSSSFEGIGATLEQKGEAIVIVAPIKGAPAEKAGIKPGDVIVEIDGKSTKGQKTDQAVKKIRGEKGTEVVLTIQRGGQDPMKITIERDTIPIETVYSETEQVNGKTIGVLQVTQFSDPTAEEFEKQLAALEAKNIDGLVIDVRGNPGGLLTAVSKMIAPFIPKDTPIFQVEDNKGDRTQEFGKADAKKPYNIVVLEDSGSASASEILAAGLKEGAGAEVVGTKSFGKGIVQSAYDLKDGSDLKLTTNKWLTPDGNWIHKKGVRPTVEVKQPAYFNVTKILTNDKALNVGDYGKSVENAHLVLEAIGYDPKGQDGYYGDTMKQAVEQLQKDAKLEVTGKIDPVTASEMETRLLKKLEDSKNDVQRIKALEVAAE from the coding sequence GTGAAAAAATCTACAACGGCAGTCATAGCAGTCAGTACATTCGGACTTGGCCTAGGGGCAGGCGCAGTCGGTATGTTAGCAACAGGTGGTACCGACACGGTGACGACCAGTTCATCGGGTGAATCGGGGGACTGGAAAAAGGTTGATCAAGTCCGCCAAATGATTTCACAGTATTACCTAGAAGATGTCACGGATCAAGAATTGCTTGAAGGAGCACTCAGTGGGATGACGGAAGTGCTTGACGATCCTTACTCGGTCTACATGGATGAATCGGAAACGGCGTCGTTCAACACGAATCTGTCTTCATCGTTTGAAGGAATTGGCGCGACGCTGGAGCAAAAGGGTGAGGCGATTGTCATCGTCGCTCCGATTAAAGGGGCACCCGCTGAAAAAGCAGGAATCAAGCCGGGTGACGTCATTGTAGAAATCGATGGCAAGTCGACGAAAGGTCAAAAGACGGATCAAGCTGTCAAAAAGATTCGTGGTGAAAAAGGGACGGAAGTCGTCTTGACGATTCAACGCGGGGGACAAGACCCGATGAAAATCACGATCGAACGCGATACGATTCCGATTGAGACCGTCTACTCGGAAACCGAACAAGTGAACGGGAAAACGATTGGTGTACTCCAAGTGACCCAGTTCTCTGACCCGACTGCAGAAGAGTTCGAAAAGCAACTCGCTGCTCTTGAAGCGAAGAATATCGATGGACTCGTCATTGACGTCCGGGGAAACCCAGGCGGACTGTTGACGGCAGTTTCGAAAATGATTGCGCCATTCATTCCGAAAGATACACCGATTTTCCAGGTCGAAGACAATAAAGGCGACCGGACGCAGGAATTCGGGAAGGCGGACGCGAAGAAACCTTATAACATCGTTGTGTTGGAAGATAGCGGTTCCGCGTCAGCGTCAGAAATTTTAGCCGCTGGTCTGAAAGAAGGTGCTGGTGCAGAAGTTGTCGGTACAAAATCATTCGGTAAAGGGATCGTCCAAAGTGCGTATGACTTAAAAGATGGTAGTGACCTGAAGCTGACAACGAACAAATGGTTGACGCCAGACGGGAACTGGATTCACAAAAAAGGGGTTAGACCGACCGTTGAAGTCAAACAACCTGCGTATTTCAATGTCACGAAAATATTGACGAATGACAAAGCGCTCAATGTCGGGGACTATGGTAAATCTGTCGAAAATGCACATCTCGTGCTCGAAGCGATCGGTTACGATCCGAAAGGGCAGGATGGGTATTATGGCGACACGATGAAACAAGCAGTCGAACAACTTCAAAAAGACGCCAAGCTCGAAGTCACGGGTAAGATTGACCCGGTGACGGCTTCCGAGATGGAGACACGTCTCTTGAAAAAGTTAGAAGACTCGAAAAATGATGTACAACGCATCAAGGCACTTGAAGTTGCCGCTGAATAA
- a CDS encoding peptidoglycan DD-metalloendopeptidase family protein — MKVRFCSAVLSLALVGSSVSVHAVSKEELLKEQQEVESRLQETERSQNQTSEKLILTKKERRLAEERLDEVNSRLDDLASEIADQQAAVSASKEELQAIEEAIKQTLSELRAQEDLLGNRLRAVQRDGDIKYIEVLLDSKDFGDLISRFSTVSEIIKQDDGVLNAYKANVMELTEQRASQELILGQLKKDQRKLLILQTRIIAESELKRKLVVQLNDQVKQLKQEQFTKAEEAQILADQQQLISTQLTELEEAARAAEQAKIKAEAERRARIEAKREQAEADDTQAADRTTSPTTKKQPVPSATDHAKPFQLPVSGYVSSPFGPRNNPLTGKSEIHTGIDLVNAKGTPIQAAAGGIVLRAGSATGYGNVVMITHLIDGKVWTTVYGHLDSVAVKAGQTVMPGTVIGKLGSTGWSTGPHLHFEIHQGEWAVGQPNAVDPAPYIF; from the coding sequence ATGAAGGTTCGATTCTGTTCAGCTGTGCTCAGCTTGGCCCTGGTTGGTTCAAGTGTATCCGTTCACGCCGTGTCTAAAGAAGAATTGTTGAAGGAACAACAGGAGGTCGAGTCCCGTCTGCAAGAGACGGAACGATCACAGAATCAGACATCTGAGAAGTTAATCTTGACGAAAAAAGAACGCCGCCTCGCAGAGGAGCGTTTGGATGAAGTCAACAGCCGTTTGGATGATTTAGCGAGTGAAATTGCAGATCAACAAGCGGCTGTTTCTGCATCAAAAGAAGAGTTGCAAGCGATCGAAGAAGCGATTAAACAAACATTGTCCGAGTTACGGGCGCAGGAAGATTTACTTGGGAACCGGCTTCGTGCCGTTCAGCGGGATGGCGACATCAAATACATCGAAGTGTTGCTCGACTCAAAAGATTTTGGCGATTTAATCTCACGTTTTAGTACTGTCAGTGAAATCATTAAACAAGATGATGGTGTTTTGAATGCCTATAAAGCAAATGTCATGGAATTGACGGAGCAACGCGCAAGTCAAGAACTCATCCTCGGTCAGCTTAAAAAAGACCAACGGAAACTGTTGATTCTGCAGACGCGGATCATCGCGGAATCTGAGTTGAAACGAAAATTGGTCGTCCAATTGAACGATCAGGTCAAACAATTGAAGCAGGAGCAGTTCACGAAGGCGGAAGAAGCCCAAATCTTAGCGGATCAGCAACAATTGATTAGCACGCAACTGACGGAACTCGAAGAAGCAGCACGTGCCGCTGAACAAGCAAAGATAAAGGCGGAAGCAGAACGTCGCGCCCGTATCGAGGCGAAACGTGAGCAAGCGGAAGCGGACGACACGCAGGCGGCGGACCGGACGACATCGCCAACGACGAAAAAACAGCCGGTACCATCTGCGACGGATCATGCAAAGCCATTTCAATTACCTGTCTCCGGTTACGTGTCCAGCCCGTTCGGTCCACGGAACAATCCGTTGACCGGCAAGTCAGAGATTCATACGGGCATCGATCTCGTCAATGCTAAAGGAACACCGATTCAGGCAGCGGCAGGTGGTATCGTCCTGCGCGCCGGAAGTGCGACAGGATACGGGAATGTCGTGATGATCACCCATCTCATCGACGGGAAAGTCTGGACGACGGTTTACGGACATCTTGATTCCGTCGCCGTGAAGGCAGGGCAAACGGTCATGCCGGGGACGGTCATCGGAAAGTTAGGTTCGACAGGTTGGTCGACTGGTCCTCATCTTCACTTTGAGATTCATCAAGGGGAGTGGGCGGTCGGACAACCGAATGCGGTCGATCCAGCCCCGTACATCTTTTGA